A genomic region of Rhodohalobacter sp. SW132 contains the following coding sequences:
- the eboE gene encoding metabolite traffic protein EboE, with amino-acid sequence MKLSSTSGAHLTYCSNIHPGETWDAHFNELKTYLPELKQRLSPDAPFGVGLRLSAKAAGELKDENTRNRFKQWLDDEGLYLFTINGFPYGSFHGERVKDNVYKPDWNHPERLDYTRDLIYILADLLPDGIEGGISTSPISYKYWNHGNRSDELFKNATQRLAEAAHTMAQVEENRGKLIHLDIEPEPDCTLENGSETIDFFTNWLFPVGSDYLAQQYKYGREEAELLIRRHIRVCYDTCHFALAYEDPNQAVQELHNAGILIGKTQISAALKVSLGDPDQRKKMAERLERFDEPVYLHQVIARKEDSTFKQFRDLPDALNSIHDETVKEWRVHFHVPVFIDRFDEMSSTQDHIKKSLKPLLDKAVCKHFEIETYTWDVLPDHLKSDLADSIEREYRWTLEQFETL; translated from the coding sequence ATGAAACTCTCAAGCACTTCCGGCGCACATCTCACTTATTGCTCCAACATCCATCCCGGCGAAACCTGGGATGCGCACTTCAACGAACTAAAAACCTATCTGCCTGAACTGAAACAGCGCCTCTCCCCTGACGCGCCTTTTGGAGTTGGACTTCGCCTCTCCGCCAAAGCAGCCGGGGAACTCAAAGATGAAAACACCCGAAATCGGTTTAAACAGTGGCTGGATGATGAAGGACTCTACCTGTTTACCATCAATGGGTTTCCATACGGCAGTTTCCATGGTGAGAGAGTGAAGGATAACGTTTACAAACCGGACTGGAATCACCCCGAACGACTCGATTACACCCGGGATCTGATTTATATACTTGCCGATTTGCTGCCCGATGGAATCGAAGGCGGAATTTCCACTTCCCCCATCTCCTACAAATACTGGAATCACGGCAACCGATCCGATGAACTTTTTAAGAATGCAACACAACGTCTTGCCGAAGCGGCTCACACCATGGCACAGGTTGAAGAAAACCGCGGAAAATTGATACATCTGGATATTGAACCGGAACCCGACTGCACTCTTGAGAACGGCTCGGAGACCATCGATTTCTTCACAAACTGGCTCTTTCCTGTAGGCAGCGATTATCTTGCACAGCAATATAAATACGGCAGAGAAGAGGCCGAGCTGCTCATCAGGCGCCACATACGGGTCTGCTATGACACCTGTCATTTCGCCCTGGCATACGAAGATCCGAATCAGGCTGTTCAGGAATTGCACAACGCCGGAATTTTGATCGGAAAAACGCAGATCAGTGCCGCATTAAAAGTTTCTTTGGGAGACCCCGATCAGCGGAAAAAGATGGCTGAACGGCTCGAGCGGTTTGATGAACCCGTTTACCTTCACCAGGTCATCGCCCGAAAAGAAGATTCCACTTTTAAACAGTTCCGGGATCTGCCCGATGCGCTTAATTCCATTCATGATGAAACTGTAAAAGAATGGCGAGTCCATTTTCACGTTCCGGTTTTTATTGACCGGTTTGATGAAATGAGCTCCACGCAGGATCACATCAAAAAAAGCCTGAAACCACTGCTTGATAAAGCAGTGTGTAAACATTTCGAAATTGAAACCTACACCTGGGATGTGCTGCCGGATCATCTGAAATCAGACCTCGCCGATTCAATCGAACGGGAGTATCGGTGGACTCTTGAGCAATTTGAGACTCTTTAA
- a CDS encoding addiction module protein, whose amino-acid sequence MKEIILKVPDQKVDFVLELIEQLGLEVSSEIMEIPEEHKAIVRERMQKSKENPERLLEWDQVKDSFRLD is encoded by the coding sequence ATGAAAGAGATCATTCTTAAAGTACCCGATCAGAAAGTAGATTTTGTCCTGGAGCTCATTGAACAATTAGGGCTGGAAGTTTCCTCTGAAATAATGGAAATCCCTGAAGAGCATAAAGCTATTGTCAGAGAGCGCATGCAAAAATCTAAAGAAAACCCCGAACGTCTGCTTGAATGGGATCAGGTGAAGGATAGTTTCAGACTTGATTAA
- a CDS encoding Gfo/Idh/MocA family protein, producing MANKKVNVALLGLGFGAEFIPIYQKHPNANMYAICQRTESKLKEIGDEFGIDTRYTSYEEMLKDPEVDAVHINTPIQMHAEHTLMALRAGKHVACTVPMATTIEDCEEIVKTVKETGLKYTMAETVVYSREFLFVKELYEKGELGDIQYLQASHPQDMEGWPEYWERMKPMHYATHVVSPVLGLMNKSAEYVSCFGSGKISDDLIEKSGCPFAVQSAHIKLLDSDVSAHIYRSLFDTARQYRESFDAYGSKKSFEWALIEGEEPVIHTAKKPEPEIPERVKVPDYGHRLPKEIQSFTQEGVYDAEDQAHLSFIQGAGHGGSHPHLAHEFVSSIVEDRDPYPNAVQSANWTCVGLLAHESSMNGGEIKKLPEFTLSK from the coding sequence ATGGCGAACAAAAAGGTAAACGTTGCTTTATTAGGATTAGGATTCGGAGCTGAATTTATTCCTATCTACCAAAAACATCCAAACGCGAATATGTACGCAATCTGCCAGCGTACGGAATCCAAGCTGAAAGAGATCGGGGATGAATTTGGTATTGATACCCGTTACACATCATACGAAGAGATGCTGAAGGATCCGGAAGTGGATGCGGTTCACATCAACACTCCAATCCAAATGCATGCCGAGCATACCCTGATGGCACTTCGGGCAGGCAAGCACGTGGCCTGTACGGTTCCAATGGCGACCACCATTGAAGATTGCGAAGAGATTGTAAAAACGGTTAAAGAAACCGGCCTGAAGTACACTATGGCAGAGACAGTTGTTTACAGCCGCGAATTCCTTTTTGTAAAAGAGCTTTATGAGAAAGGCGAACTGGGAGATATTCAGTACCTGCAGGCAAGCCACCCACAGGATATGGAAGGATGGCCTGAATACTGGGAGCGGATGAAACCGATGCATTACGCAACGCACGTTGTGAGCCCGGTTCTCGGCCTGATGAATAAGTCTGCTGAATATGTATCCTGCTTTGGATCCGGAAAAATAAGCGATGACCTGATTGAGAAATCCGGGTGCCCGTTTGCCGTTCAGTCCGCCCATATTAAGCTTCTTGACTCTGACGTATCTGCTCATATTTATCGTTCGCTGTTTGATACAGCGCGTCAGTATCGTGAGAGTTTTGATGCGTACGGATCGAAAAAATCATTCGAATGGGCATTGATTGAAGGTGAAGAGCCTGTAATTCACACCGCGAAAAAGCCCGAACCTGAAATTCCGGAGCGTGTGAAAGTGCCTGATTACGGACACCGTTTGCCGAAAGAAATCCAGTCGTTCACCCAGGAGGGTGTATACGATGCAGAAGACCAGGCACACCTTTCATTTATCCAGGGTGCAGGTCACGGTGGTTCGCATCCGCATCTTGCCCATGAATTCGTATCTTCAATTGTTGAGGATCGTGATCCATATCCAAATGCAGTTCAGTCTGCAAACTGGACATGCGTGGGACTGCTCGCACACGAGTCGTCAATGAATGGCGGTGAGATTAAAAAACTCCCTGAGTTTACGCTCTCCAAATAA
- a CDS encoding 3-dehydroquinate synthase, with protein sequence MNTISQNFSVSFSYNVEFTEGLFEPDNILFKNTLTKNLGGPRPKVLFVLDEGMAAKHPHLKKNIQAYANHFRDEFTLVDDFVTIPGGEASKNNPAHVQTILDAIENADIDRHSFVTVIGGGAVIDTTGYAAAIAHRGIRLVRIPTTVLAQNDAAVGVKNGVNAYGKKNFLGTFVPPHAVLNDFNFLKTLDNRDWRSGISEAIKVALIKDENFFEFLEENAKALNNRDIESMKKLIHRCAELHLEHISTAGDPFEMGSSRPLDFGHWAAHKLEQLTNYELRHGEAVAIGISLDTAYSHLKGMISEQSMNRVLNVFKDCGFSLYVPELEHEFENPDKAESVLHGLQEFREHLGGELTIMLLEKIGKGTEVHEVDTDLYKKAIQILETNEKELA encoded by the coding sequence ATGAATACCATCTCACAGAATTTTAGCGTCTCCTTTTCGTACAATGTTGAGTTCACGGAAGGGCTTTTTGAACCGGATAATATTCTCTTCAAAAATACACTAACCAAAAATCTGGGTGGTCCCCGGCCAAAAGTACTGTTTGTTCTGGATGAGGGCATGGCGGCCAAACACCCCCATTTGAAGAAAAATATCCAGGCATATGCCAATCACTTCAGAGATGAATTCACTCTGGTTGATGATTTCGTCACCATTCCGGGAGGTGAGGCCTCGAAGAATAATCCGGCTCATGTTCAAACCATTCTTGATGCAATTGAAAACGCTGATATCGACCGACACAGCTTTGTGACGGTAATTGGAGGCGGTGCCGTGATCGATACCACAGGTTATGCTGCAGCCATCGCACACCGGGGCATTCGCCTTGTTCGAATCCCAACCACGGTACTGGCTCAAAATGATGCCGCTGTGGGAGTTAAAAATGGGGTGAATGCCTATGGAAAGAAAAATTTCCTCGGCACGTTTGTCCCCCCTCATGCCGTCTTAAATGATTTCAATTTCCTGAAGACACTTGATAACCGCGACTGGCGGTCCGGTATTTCAGAAGCGATTAAAGTGGCGCTGATCAAAGATGAAAACTTCTTTGAGTTTCTTGAAGAAAACGCCAAGGCGCTCAACAATCGCGATATTGAATCGATGAAAAAGCTGATCCACCGTTGTGCAGAACTGCACCTGGAACATATCAGCACAGCGGGTGATCCATTTGAAATGGGCTCATCCCGCCCGCTCGATTTTGGCCACTGGGCCGCGCATAAACTGGAGCAGCTTACAAATTATGAACTACGCCACGGGGAAGCGGTTGCGATCGGAATATCCCTCGATACAGCCTACTCCCATCTTAAAGGTATGATCTCTGAACAGAGTATGAACCGGGTTCTGAATGTGTTTAAAGATTGTGGTTTCTCTCTCTATGTGCCTGAACTGGAACACGAATTTGAGAATCCGGATAAAGCTGAGTCGGTTCTGCACGGTTTGCAGGAGTTTCGTGAACATCTTGGCGGGGAGCTTACTATTATGCTCCTCGAAAAAATCGGAAAAGGCACCGAAGTTCATGAGGTGGATACAGATCTCTACAAAAAAGCGATCCAGATTCTTGAAACGAATGAAAAAGAACTCGCCTGA
- a CDS encoding HAD family phosphatase: MKHLMGTVFDMDGVIVHSNPVHKETIKEFCIKHKQDVSDTFLEERVWGRTNKEWIPEVFGDISAEECEVLADEKEQMFRDRFDPKSAVIPGIVFFLEKLRKQSIPAVVATSAPGENADFILSQLNIRDFFSDVLDSSDVDKGKPEPQVYLKAAERIGLPPSQCIVFEDSLAGVEAGIRAGSKVVGISSTHTPEELSDCAMVISDFNNLKVDDLKRLIE; encoded by the coding sequence ATGAAACACTTAATGGGTACCGTATTCGACATGGACGGCGTTATTGTACACAGCAACCCGGTTCATAAAGAGACGATCAAAGAATTTTGCATCAAACATAAACAAGACGTATCAGACACATTTCTGGAAGAAAGAGTATGGGGCCGAACAAACAAAGAGTGGATTCCAGAGGTTTTTGGTGATATCTCCGCTGAAGAGTGCGAAGTACTCGCGGATGAAAAAGAGCAGATGTTTCGAGATCGGTTTGATCCAAAATCTGCCGTGATTCCCGGAATAGTATTTTTCCTTGAGAAACTCAGGAAGCAATCCATTCCGGCCGTGGTAGCAACATCAGCACCCGGTGAAAATGCAGATTTTATTCTGTCACAGCTAAACATACGAGATTTTTTCAGCGATGTGCTCGACTCATCAGACGTTGATAAAGGTAAACCGGAACCACAGGTTTACCTGAAAGCTGCCGAGCGGATCGGCCTGCCCCCTTCGCAGTGTATTGTATTTGAAGACTCCCTCGCCGGTGTGGAAGCCGGAATACGGGCCGGTTCAAAAGTTGTGGGAATCTCCTCCACACATACGCCAGAGGAGTTATCCGACTGTGCGATGGTGATCAGCGATTTCAATAACCTTAAAGTTGATGACCTGAAAAGACTAATTGAATAG
- a CDS encoding L-ribulose-5-phosphate 4-epimerase: protein MSSFKEIKEQAYRANMKIEELDLVLFTFGNASAADHKNGVFAIKPSGVPYSDLTPGDMVIVDFENNVVEGDLRPSSDTKTHAVLYKNWSGVGGIVHTHSTYATAWAQTLTDIPILGTTHADHLAQDIPCTPPMSDEAIKGDYEHETGLQILNEFEKRNLSYQEVQMVLVGSHAPFIWGENAEKAIYNSAVLEEVAKMAAISLQIRPDTPRIKEALRRKHYERKHGKNAYYGQK from the coding sequence ATGAGCAGCTTTAAAGAGATAAAGGAGCAGGCTTACCGGGCCAACATGAAAATTGAGGAGCTGGACCTTGTGCTGTTTACGTTTGGAAACGCCAGTGCAGCTGATCATAAAAACGGGGTGTTTGCAATCAAACCCAGCGGTGTGCCCTACAGTGATTTGACACCAGGCGATATGGTGATTGTCGATTTCGAAAATAACGTGGTTGAAGGGGATCTTCGCCCCTCATCCGATACCAAAACTCATGCGGTTCTGTATAAAAACTGGTCCGGCGTCGGCGGCATTGTTCACACACATTCTACCTATGCCACGGCCTGGGCTCAAACACTTACCGATATCCCAATTCTCGGAACCACGCACGCCGATCACCTGGCTCAGGATATTCCCTGCACACCTCCCATGAGTGATGAGGCGATAAAAGGAGATTATGAACATGAGACCGGTCTGCAGATCCTGAACGAATTTGAGAAAAGAAATTTATCATACCAGGAGGTGCAGATGGTGCTGGTGGGAAGCCACGCGCCGTTTATCTGGGGTGAAAATGCCGAAAAGGCGATCTACAACAGTGCTGTACTTGAAGAGGTCGCAAAAATGGCTGCCATTAGCTTGCAGATTCGGCCTGACACCCCGCGCATTAAAGAAGCACTCAGGCGTAAACACTATGAGCGTAAACACGGCAAAAATGCCTACTACGGACAAAAATAA
- a CDS encoding ribulokinase, with protein MAFVIGIDFGSDSVRALLLDINGNEIAEAVHEYTRWADGKYCNPAENRFRQHPLDYIEGAEAVIKGVVSGLSDEEKKNVKGISVDTTGSTPVAVNREGRPLALTDGFEENPNAMFVLWKDHTAIAEAEEINRLADSWDGPHFTKYVGGIYSSEWFWAKMLHILRVDSDVREQAYSWAEHCDWITFELTGGKDVTEMKRSRCAAGHKAMWHEEFNGLPSENFLSELDPLLSGLRSRLYDQTETSDNAAGTLSPEWAERTGLHSEVIVGVGAFDAHMGAVGGEIEPYYLSKVMGTSTCDMLIAPPEDLDGKLIRGICGQVDGSIIPGMIGLEAGQSAFGDIYAWYKQLIIQPVNRLLDETDLIDGQTKKRLQNELDDNLIKHLSGEASKIEVKKTDPVALDWLNGRRTPDANQKLTTAIEGLNLSSSSAQIFKTLVEASCFGARAIVERFQNEGVPIKGVIGLGGVAKKSPYVMQTLADILKMPIRIVRSEQTCALGAGMFAATAAGLFSSVEEAKQAMGRGFEHEYSPREKNAAAYDILYSRYRSLGGVMEDRTEIKEN; from the coding sequence ATGGCCTTCGTTATCGGAATTGATTTTGGTTCGGATTCAGTTCGGGCGCTTCTGCTCGATATAAACGGCAATGAAATCGCTGAAGCTGTGCATGAATATACCCGCTGGGCCGACGGTAAATATTGTAATCCGGCAGAGAATCGATTTCGTCAGCACCCGCTCGACTACATTGAAGGTGCGGAGGCGGTTATCAAAGGAGTAGTTTCCGGTCTTTCTGATGAAGAGAAAAAAAATGTGAAGGGAATATCGGTGGATACTACCGGATCTACACCGGTAGCTGTAAACAGGGAAGGGCGCCCGCTTGCTCTTACTGATGGATTTGAGGAGAATCCCAACGCGATGTTTGTGCTGTGGAAAGATCACACAGCAATAGCTGAGGCTGAAGAGATCAATCGTCTGGCAGATTCCTGGGATGGACCACATTTTACAAAATATGTGGGCGGTATTTATTCATCTGAATGGTTCTGGGCTAAAATGCTCCACATCCTTCGTGTGGATTCAGATGTGAGAGAGCAAGCCTACTCATGGGCAGAGCATTGCGACTGGATTACGTTTGAGCTCACCGGCGGTAAGGACGTGACCGAGATGAAACGAAGCCGGTGTGCTGCAGGCCACAAAGCGATGTGGCACGAAGAATTTAATGGCCTGCCTTCAGAAAATTTTCTTTCAGAGCTTGATCCGCTGCTTTCAGGGCTCCGGAGCAGACTGTATGACCAGACAGAAACTTCAGATAATGCGGCCGGAACTCTTTCGCCGGAATGGGCGGAACGAACCGGATTGCATAGCGAAGTAATTGTAGGCGTAGGTGCTTTTGACGCGCATATGGGAGCAGTTGGTGGTGAAATTGAGCCGTATTACCTCAGTAAAGTGATGGGGACATCCACCTGCGATATGCTGATCGCCCCGCCGGAAGATCTGGACGGCAAACTGATCCGCGGAATATGTGGTCAGGTTGACGGCTCCATAATTCCAGGGATGATCGGACTCGAGGCGGGTCAGTCCGCTTTTGGTGATATCTACGCCTGGTATAAACAGCTCATCATTCAGCCGGTAAATCGTCTGCTCGATGAAACAGATCTTATTGATGGGCAAACGAAAAAGCGCTTACAGAATGAACTGGACGATAACCTGATCAAACACCTGTCCGGGGAAGCCTCAAAAATTGAAGTGAAAAAGACTGATCCCGTGGCGCTGGACTGGCTCAATGGCAGACGCACTCCGGATGCCAATCAAAAACTAACCACAGCGATTGAAGGACTCAATCTCAGCAGCAGTTCTGCACAGATTTTCAAAACCCTGGTGGAAGCATCCTGTTTTGGGGCCCGTGCGATTGTGGAGCGTTTTCAGAATGAAGGAGTGCCGATCAAAGGTGTGATCGGCCTGGGCGGTGTGGCAAAAAAATCTCCCTATGTGATGCAGACACTGGCCGATATTTTAAAGATGCCGATCCGGATTGTGCGAAGTGAGCAGACCTGCGCTCTTGGCGCGGGAATGTTTGCCGCTACCGCTGCCGGGCTTTTCTCTTCGGTGGAAGAAGCAAAGCAGGCGATGGGCCGGGGGTTTGAACATGAATATTCACCCCGCGAAAAAAATGCCGCTGCGTATGACATTTTATACAGCAGATACCGCTCACTTGGCGGTGTGATGGAAGATCGAACCGAAATAAAAGAAAACTGA
- a CDS encoding alkaline phosphatase family protein yields MNKTAVINVVGLTPDLIGEHTPRISEWIEKGKMAPVESMLPAVTCSVQATYLTGEMPDKHGIVANGWYFREMDIIKFWRQSNKLVQSQKIWEKLKAENPDFTCANLFWWYNMNSSVDYLITPRPIYRADGVKVPDIYTKPIKMRDELQNKLGQFPLFNFWGPNTTIFSSKWIADSAIEIAKAHDPTLTLIYLPHLDYNLQRIGPDDPDISKDLNEIDSVCGDLFDFYEEQGIRVILLSEYGIEPVKRPVSINRELRKHGHITVREEMGGEILIPDTSSAFAVADHQVAHIYVNDPDNIEKVKKIVEDIPGVETVLDEVGKKEHHLDHPRSGELVAIAETDSWFTYYYWLDDEKAPDFAPTVDIHTKPGYDPAELLINPEITFPKLKAGFRLLQKKLGFRYKMDLIPIEGSGVKGSHGRIPATPAAGPMVATQQTDLLKSDSLKPTDVFNLIYSHVTES; encoded by the coding sequence ATGAATAAGACAGCCGTCATTAATGTTGTGGGCCTCACTCCTGATCTCATCGGGGAACACACGCCGCGAATTTCTGAGTGGATTGAGAAAGGTAAAATGGCCCCGGTTGAATCGATGCTTCCTGCAGTCACCTGCTCCGTTCAGGCGACCTATCTGACCGGAGAGATGCCCGACAAGCACGGAATTGTTGCGAACGGCTGGTATTTTCGTGAGATGGATATCATCAAATTCTGGCGGCAATCCAATAAACTTGTGCAATCGCAAAAAATCTGGGAAAAGCTGAAGGCGGAGAATCCCGATTTTACCTGCGCAAACCTTTTCTGGTGGTACAATATGAACTCCTCTGTGGATTACCTGATCACTCCGCGACCCATTTACAGGGCTGACGGCGTGAAGGTGCCGGACATCTATACCAAACCGATCAAAATGAGAGATGAGCTTCAAAACAAGCTCGGCCAGTTTCCGCTGTTCAATTTCTGGGGGCCAAATACGACGATCTTCTCCAGTAAATGGATTGCCGATTCCGCCATTGAAATCGCCAAGGCTCACGATCCGACCCTCACACTAATTTACCTCCCCCACCTCGATTACAATCTTCAGCGAATCGGCCCCGATGATCCGGATATCAGCAAAGACCTCAACGAAATTGATTCCGTCTGCGGGGACCTGTTTGATTTTTACGAAGAGCAGGGAATCCGCGTGATTCTGCTCTCTGAATATGGAATTGAACCTGTTAAGCGTCCGGTTTCCATCAACCGGGAGCTGAGAAAGCATGGCCATATCACCGTTCGTGAAGAGATGGGCGGGGAAATTTTGATACCCGATACCAGCTCAGCCTTTGCAGTGGCCGATCACCAGGTTGCCCACATCTACGTAAATGATCCCGACAATATCGAAAAGGTGAAGAAAATTGTTGAAGATATACCGGGAGTCGAAACGGTTCTGGATGAAGTGGGAAAAAAGGAACATCACCTGGATCACCCAAGATCTGGTGAGCTTGTAGCTATCGCCGAGACGGATTCCTGGTTTACATACTACTACTGGCTGGATGATGAGAAAGCACCCGATTTTGCTCCAACAGTGGATATACACACTAAACCGGGATATGATCCCGCTGAACTCCTGATCAATCCGGAAATCACGTTTCCAAAATTGAAAGCGGGATTTCGACTGCTCCAGAAAAAACTGGGATTTCGCTACAAAATGGACCTGATTCCAATTGAAGGTTCTGGAGTGAAAGGATCACATGGCCGAATTCCGGCAACACCCGCTGCGGGACCAATGGTGGCTACCCAACAGACCGATCTGTTAAAAAGCGATTCGCTAAAACCAACGGATGTGTTCAACCTGATTTATAGTCATGTGACCGAATCGTGA
- a CDS encoding sugar phosphate isomerase/epimerase, whose amino-acid sequence MKFGVSLWLWTSPVTNEVIENYAPKIAELGFDTVELPIEDPASLDCERARKAIEDSGLSITTCAAMGGGRDLIHPDKSVRDDGIQYMKDSLDAAEKLGSTLFVGPLASEVGRLWQSDDKQREEETKLLVSQLREVAEYAEKKNIVICLEALNRFETSFLNLTSQVTDVVKRVDHPSCKVMIDLFHAGIEEKDLGDAIRTAGEHLYHLQVAENDRGTPGTGQFDWDGIASALNEIGYDKHVIIETFSPDNELLAKAAAIWRPLAESPDKLAKDGLAFIKKLLG is encoded by the coding sequence ATGAAATTTGGTGTCAGCCTTTGGCTTTGGACGTCTCCTGTAACAAATGAAGTAATTGAAAACTACGCACCTAAAATCGCTGAACTCGGATTTGATACGGTTGAACTACCGATTGAAGATCCCGCATCGCTGGATTGCGAAAGAGCCAGGAAGGCGATTGAAGATAGTGGTTTATCGATCACAACCTGTGCCGCAATGGGCGGTGGAAGAGATCTGATTCATCCTGATAAATCCGTACGGGATGACGGCATACAGTATATGAAAGATTCACTGGATGCAGCAGAAAAACTCGGATCAACACTATTTGTTGGACCCCTCGCTTCTGAAGTGGGACGCCTATGGCAATCAGATGATAAACAACGGGAAGAAGAGACCAAACTTCTTGTCTCACAGCTGCGCGAAGTTGCCGAATATGCGGAGAAAAAAAATATTGTAATCTGTCTGGAAGCGCTTAACCGGTTTGAAACCAGTTTTTTGAATCTGACAAGCCAGGTTACTGATGTGGTTAAACGTGTAGATCACCCATCATGCAAAGTGATGATCGACCTGTTTCACGCAGGTATTGAAGAGAAAGATCTCGGTGACGCCATACGAACCGCAGGTGAACATCTCTACCATCTGCAGGTAGCTGAAAATGACAGGGGAACACCCGGAACTGGTCAGTTTGACTGGGACGGAATCGCATCAGCTCTTAACGAGATTGGGTACGATAAACACGTGATTATCGAAACATTCTCACCGGATAATGAGCTCCTGGCAAAAGCTGCTGCCATCTGGCGTCCTCTTGCCGAGAGCCCGGATAAGCTTGCAAAAGACGGACTCGCTTTCATAAAAAAACTGCTTGGATAA